A window from Solanum stenotomum isolate F172 chromosome 7, ASM1918654v1, whole genome shotgun sequence encodes these proteins:
- the LOC125869660 gene encoding uncharacterized protein LOC125869660 encodes MHDYINAEDTELWDIILDGPYIPTKEVKDGELTTTVVKTRKEYNEMDRKKIEKNYKAKKILVCGIGSDEYNRISAYESAKEIWDCLQTAHEGTQRESKVDAITEAKDLKTLSMDELIGNLQTYELNKKQGTNMKEGKKEKFIALKNSQNDATQEEDEMAYVTKRFQKIIKKHDVFQKKASTSRAANANDLCHKCGKPGHFMRDCPSQKQETQNFKPRKRDLVPDSARRKAHADQLVRKAFAVWGNDSSESEENAESYENVSMMAIKDDENVFNSIFSLMANSDDEEDSDEVTLFYLKDDLNNLPIENLRKLAALLIDCVDERTTENLMLNKKLSLCEDKNSALMSKLSIRIGILENDSLEPSEGPGTSVGGKRKLSILEEELEEKLKILESKLVASLETNSQLRKDLSKVKEELSHSLKWTDSSKILSNLSNQSFNRKKGLGRRPIEPPYNPHSKYVSVSDNLLCTHCGRNGHLKEKCETLRKAKEKHEKFVRSENNDKRELKRPGSRYRFRKNTLPPGQEGFLLSLLIVIGNSV; translated from the exons ATGCATGACTACATCAACGCTGAGGACACTGAGTTGTGGGACATCATTCTTGATGGACCATATATTCCTACAAAAGAGGTGAAGGATGGAGAGCTCACCACTACAGTTGTCAAAACTAGAAAGGAGTACAATGAGATGGATAGGAAAAAGATAGAGAAGAACTATAAAGCAAAAAAGATTCTAGTATGTGGGATTGGATCCGATGAGTACAACAGAATTTCTGCCTATGAATCAGCCAAAGAGATATGGGACTGTCTCCAAACAGCCCATGAGGGAACACAACGA GAAAGCAAAGTTGATGCTATAACAGAGGCAAAAGATCTGAAGACACTTTCCATGGATGAGCTGATTGGAAATCTCCAGACCTATGAGCTAAACAAAAAGCAGGGGACAAACATGAAGGAGGGAAAGAAGGAGAAATTCATTGCTCTAAAAAACTCACAAAATGATGCGACTCAGGAGGAGGATGAAATGGCCTATGTTACTAAAAGGTTTCAGAAAATCATCAAGAAACATGACGTCTTTCAAAAGAAGGCTTCGACTAGCAGAGCAGCAAACGCAAATGACCTTTGTCATAAATGTGGCAAACCTGGTCATTTTATGAGGGACTGTCCCAGCCAAAAGCAGGAAACTCAGAACTTCAAACCTCGTaagagggacctggtcccagACAGTGCTCGGAGAAAGGCTCATGCTGATCAGTTGGTGAGAAAAGCCTTTGCTGTATGGGGAAATGATTCAAGTGAGTCAGAAGAAAATGCAGAAAGTTATGAAAATGTTTCAATGATGGCTattaaagatgatgaaaatgTCTTCAATTCTATCTTCTCATTAATGGCAAATTCTGATGATGAAGAGGATTCAGATGAGGTAACTCTTTTTTATCTTAAAGATGATCTAAATAATCTGCCTATTGAAAATTTGAGGAAACTTGCTGCTCTGCTTATTGATTGTGTTGATGAACGAACCACTGAAAACTTAatgttgaataaaaaattaagtttgtgtgAAGATAAGAATTCTGCTCTCATGTCTAAACTGAGTATCAGGATAGGTATCCTCGAGAATGATAGTCTGGAACCCAGTGAGGGACCTGGTACCTCAGTAGGTGGAAAGAGAAAGCTTAGCATCCTTGAGGAAGAACTGGAAGAAAAGCTCAAAATCCTTGAGTCCAAGTTAGTCGCTTCTCTTGAAACAAATTCTCAACTGAGAAAGGATCTGAGTAAGGTCAAGGAGGAGTTAAGCCACTCTCTAAAATGGACTGACTCTTCTAAGATACTCTCTAATCTGTCTAATCAGAGTTTCAATAGAAAGAAAGGGTTGGGACGTAGACCAATAGAACCTCCCTATAATCCTCATAGCAAATATGTGTCTGTATCTGACAATCTGTTGTGCACTCACTGTGGGCGTAATGGTCATCTAAAAGAAAAGTGTGAGACTCTgagaaaagcaaaagaaaagcaTGAGAAATTTGTCAGATCTGAAAACAATGATAAAAGGGAACTCAAGAGACCTGGTTCCCGTTATCGCTTCCGTAAGAACACTTTGCCCCCTGGACAAGAAGGTTTCTTATTAAGCCTTTTGATAGTTATTGGGAACTCCGTCTGA
- the LOC125870782 gene encoding uncharacterized protein LOC125870782: protein MYADRVEAVTKRSIRDRLNGNTADDFARRRQVTGKRHREEDDKWEHDLYERHELPGSSQRIGAKDLRLKLQKKSIQQATQSAKGSVSGGMRDLREKLSGTVYSQKVESDPPKAKLKVAPEISKPVRRSSITEAPAMETKKIASTVSKKKSQQKARSPYSDLFHQ from the exons ATGTACGCCGATCGGGTGGAGGCAGTGACGAAGAGGTCGATAAGGGATAGGCTTAACGGCAACACTGCTGATGATTTCGCTCGCCGGAGACAAGTTACCGGCAAGAG GCACAGAGAAGAAGATGACAAATGGGAGCATGATCTTTACGAGCGTCATGAACTTCCGGGATCAA GCCAGAGAATTGGTGCTAAGGATCTTCGTCTAAAACTCCAAAAGAAAAGTATCCAACAAGCTACTCAAAGTGCTAAAGGTTCTGTCTCTGGAGGTATGCGGGATCTGCGTGAAAAGCTTTCTGGTACTGTATACTCACAAAAAGTGGAAAGTGATCCCCCCAAAGCAAAGCTGAAGGTGGCTCCTGAAATAAGTAAACCTGTCAGGAGAAGTAGCATAACTGAAGCTCCTGCCAtggagacaaaaaaaattgccaGCACAGTTTCAAAGAAGAAGTCCCAGCAAAAGGCAAGATCTCCTTACTCAGATTTGTTTCACCAATAA